A window from Candidatus Poseidoniia archaeon encodes these proteins:
- a CDS encoding pyridoxal phosphate-dependent aminotransferase, producing MHDIPIPRQTLEALLAQTGFDSGRLAIREVNRLASLLEAETGIKFVRMEFGIPNIPPPPQAAEAEREALEAGTHGAYPPFDGIPRLKRAGVRFLKAFLDLSVGEECVVATCGSMQGGFVAQALAARMHPGRETILFLDPTFPVSQLQARFLGLPRDGLELGDLRGDVLLAALEARLERGDIGGVFWSSPNNPSWACLTEAELEGIARLCDAHDALAIEDQAYLGMDFRADYSQPGEPPFVPTVGRYGQNWVLLLSSSKAFSYPGQRCALAVVSPGLRKREFPALEASCGTAQFGHAFAHGGLYVTTSGASHTAQHGLAAMLEAASDGELDFVARTREYGERARRVRKMFLSAGFELVYGDDNGAPIGDGFYLTLDHPGLESGELLLELLRYGISTITLKSAGSSRDGLRVCVSFVSEKEYPVLEGRLAQFSEART from the coding sequence ATGCACGACATCCCGATTCCCCGGCAGACGCTGGAAGCGTTGCTCGCACAGACCGGCTTCGACAGCGGGCGGCTCGCCATCCGCGAGGTGAACCGGCTGGCGAGCCTGCTCGAGGCGGAGACCGGCATCAAGTTCGTGCGCATGGAGTTCGGCATTCCCAACATCCCGCCGCCGCCGCAGGCCGCTGAAGCAGAGCGCGAGGCGCTCGAGGCGGGGACGCACGGCGCATACCCCCCCTTCGACGGCATCCCGCGGCTGAAGCGCGCCGGCGTGCGCTTCCTGAAGGCGTTCCTTGACCTTTCCGTAGGCGAAGAGTGCGTCGTCGCCACCTGCGGCTCGATGCAGGGCGGCTTCGTCGCGCAAGCCCTGGCGGCGCGGATGCACCCCGGACGCGAGACCATCCTGTTTCTCGACCCGACCTTCCCCGTCAGCCAGTTGCAGGCACGCTTTCTCGGGCTGCCGCGCGACGGGCTCGAGCTGGGCGACCTGCGCGGCGACGTTTTGCTTGCCGCGCTCGAGGCGCGGCTCGAACGCGGCGACATCGGCGGCGTCTTCTGGTCGTCGCCCAACAACCCCAGCTGGGCCTGCCTGACCGAGGCGGAGCTGGAAGGCATCGCCCGCCTGTGCGACGCGCACGACGCGCTCGCTATCGAGGACCAGGCGTATCTCGGGATGGACTTCCGCGCCGACTATTCGCAGCCGGGCGAGCCGCCGTTCGTCCCGACCGTCGGGCGTTACGGGCAGAACTGGGTGCTATTGCTCTCGTCTTCAAAGGCGTTCTCGTATCCCGGCCAGCGCTGTGCGCTGGCCGTCGTCTCGCCGGGGTTGCGCAAGCGCGAATTCCCAGCGCTCGAGGCGAGCTGCGGCACCGCGCAGTTCGGCCACGCCTTCGCGCACGGCGGGCTCTACGTCACGACGTCGGGCGCGTCGCACACCGCGCAGCACGGGTTGGCGGCGATGCTCGAGGCGGCCAGCGACGGCGAACTGGACTTCGTCGCGCGGACACGGGAGTATGGCGAGCGCGCCCGCCGCGTACGGAAAATGTTCCTGTCGGCCGGCTTCGAACTGGTTTACGGCGACGACAACGGCGCACCAATTGGCGACGGCTTCTATCTTACGCTCGACCACCCCGGGCTCGAGTCGGGCGAGCTGCTGCTCGAGCTGTTGCGCTACGGGATTTCGACCATCACGCTAAAGTCGGCCGGCTCTTCACGGGACGGACTGCGGGTATGCGTGTCGTTCGTCAGCGAGAAAGAGTATCCGGTGCTGGAAGGGCGGCTGGCGCAGTTCAGCGAGGCGAGGACGTGA